CTCGACGACGTCAGCTTCGTCGTGTTCGCCTTGAACCAGATGCGGAACGCCTTGTCGTTACCGATCCCGGTCATCGCCAGCGGCTGCTGCGTCAGGTAAGAGCTGTAGTACTCGCTGCTGCTGGTGGCGTTCGATCCCTGCGACAGGAAGTAGAACATGCGGTTGTTCGGCCCGCTGCTGTAGTGCACGTTCAGGTTCTTCAGCGTGCTGCTCCACGCGTTCGGGCTGGCGCCATCCTTGCTCGGCTTGTACAGGTAGCGCAGCGGCTGGCCGGTGCGGCTGATCTCGCGGCCCATCACCCAATCGTTGCCGGTGGCGGGAATCAGGCTGCCGGTGCCGCCGGCGCGCGCATAGGCCTCCGTCATCTCGCCGCCGATGTCGGACGACGATTCGTTCAGGCCACCCGATTCGCCGGCGTAGGTGAGGTTCGACGTCGCATCCGTCACGCCGTGGTGCATCTCGTGGCCGATCACGTCGATCGAGCCGAGGTTGTAGAACGAGCTGCCGCCGTCGCCGATGTACATGCACTTGCAGCCCGGGTCGAAGAAGGCGTTGTCGTACTGGTTGTCGACGTGGACGGCGATGTAGGTCGACGTGTTGTTGCCGTCCAGGCTTTGCCAGCCCAGCGTGTTCTTCATCGCGTCGTAGGTGTTCATCAGGCCCCACAGTGCGTTCACCGCCGCGGTCTGGCCGTTGGCGTTCGTGGTGCTGCCGCCGTTCACGTATTGCAGGCCGTCGCCCCAGGTGTTGGTGGTGTTGGTGTAGATGGTGCCGGGGTTCGGATTCGTTTCCGGGCTGTGGTTGGCGTTGGTGATCGCCATGCCGCCGTATTTGCCGCCGGTGCCGCGCGAACCGTCCAGCATCTGGTAGGTGCTGCCGGCCAGCGTGGTATTGATCGGCACCGTGCCGTTGTACTGGCTCTTGCCGCTGCCGGTCACGGTCTGCAGCGCATCCCACTGGGCGATCAGCTCGCCCGTATGCGCATCGACGATGCTGTCGCGGTAGACCAGCTTCTTGCCGTTGACCATGCGGGTCTGCACCAGGTAGGCCAGCGCGTAGCGGTCCACCACTTCCTCGACATCGAGCGCGTTCAGCGCCGCTTCGGCCTTGTTCTCGGCGCCGGCCACGCGCACGGTCTTCATCACCGGATAGATCAGCAATTCGGCCTCGGGCTTCCAGCGATGCTTGCCGAGCGGCGCCACGCGGCTCACCACGCTGGTGATGGCCTCGTCCTTCGTGATGGCCGGCGTCACGTCCGGCGCCGCCGTCGCGCTGGCCGCCGCGGCGCGCGAACCGTCGAGCCCGGCACGGCGTTCGGAAGCCGATTCGCTGACGATGTCGCCGTTGTCGTCGGTGACCACGACCGATTCGGAACCGAATACCCGCAAGCCCTTCCACGTGTGCTGCGCGCGCACGATGCGCGTGCCCTGCGTGCCGGGATGCTGCCGTCCGATCCGGAAA
Above is a window of Pseudoduganella dura DNA encoding:
- a CDS encoding M4 family metallopeptidase — encoded protein: MNLRLSILAATIAILPFAGASAQNRGILPESLMAAPAQDMTAAAKAGLEGRLAARRAAAGLDDEHGFRIGRQHPGTQGTRIVRAQHTWKGLRVFGSESVVVTDDNGDIVSESASERRAGLDGSRAAAASATAAPDVTPAITKDEAITSVVSRVAPLGKHRWKPEAELLIYPVMKTVRVAGAENKAEAALNALDVEEVVDRYALAYLVQTRMVNGKKLVYRDSIVDAHTGELIAQWDALQTVTGSGKSQYNGTVPINTTLAGSTYQMLDGSRGTGGKYGGMAITNANHSPETNPNPGTIYTNTTNTWGDGLQYVNGGSTTNANGQTAAVNALWGLMNTYDAMKNTLGWQSLDGNNTSTYIAVHVDNQYDNAFFDPGCKCMYIGDGGSSFYNLGSIDVIGHEMHHGVTDATSNLTYAGESGGLNESSSDIGGEMTEAYARAGGTGSLIPATGNDWVMGREISRTGQPLRYLYKPSKDGASPNAWSSTLKNLNVHYSSGPNNRMFYFLSQGSNATSSSEYYSSYLTQQPLAMTGIGNDKAFRIWFKANTTKLTSSSNYADARAKMIVAAEELYGAGSREAVAVKRAYAAINVGTDVAESGAGAALSITAQPAGMTVSAGGTARFTVAASGGTAPYAYKWYRNNALVSGATAATYSFTAQAADNGAVFKATVTDSAATPATVTSANATLTVSGTGGGTGSERVTNGGFESGTTGWAGTTGAIGTFTGQSAYEGSRFAWLGGNGRTSTETLTQDIAIPSTATAASLTFALHIDTAETGTTIYDRLAVTVKNTAGTTLGTLATYSNANAASGYQVRTFSLLAYKGQTVRLSFAATEDSSLQTSFVVDKVSVVTQ